Proteins encoded by one window of Brevibacterium atlanticum:
- a CDS encoding HesB/IscA family protein, whose product MTVTENAEATHEVELSATAADKVRSLLEQEGRDDLRLRVAVQPGGCSGLIYQLYFDERYLDGDAVRDFGGVEVIVDRMSVPYLNGSTIDFSDTIEKQGFTIDNPNAGGSCACGDSFH is encoded by the coding sequence ATGACTGTGACTGAAAATGCCGAGGCCACTCACGAGGTCGAGCTGTCGGCGACCGCTGCCGACAAGGTGCGCAGCCTGCTCGAGCAGGAGGGTCGCGACGACCTGCGCCTGCGTGTGGCCGTCCAGCCGGGCGGATGCTCCGGACTGATCTACCAGCTCTATTTCGACGAGCGCTACCTCGACGGTGACGCCGTAAGGGATTTCGGCGGCGTCGAGGTCATCGTCGATCGGATGAGCGTGCCCTACCTCAACGGATCGACCATCGACTTCTCGGACACCATCGAGAAGCAGGGCTTCACGATCGATAACCCCAACGCCGGCGGGTCCTGTGCCTGCGGCGACTCGTTCCACTGA
- a CDS encoding quinone-dependent dihydroorotate dehydrogenase codes for MYSLIFRLLFVPMDAERAHHLSFTALRILDSVPLLGRLVRFVCARSAVHPVEVLGLPFPNRIGLAAGFDKNGVGVRALSALGFGHIEVGTITAHAQPGNDRPRLFRLRDNLALLNRMGFNNDGARQASFNIAEQRERIAALPQRLRPIVGVNIGKTKVVDASDAVSDYAASTRALAPLADYLVINVSSPNTPGLRDLQSVSSLEPIIAAVRETAAEVVEQPRSQLGHVPLLVKIAPDLADDDVLEICDLAMRAGIDGLITTNTTIDRSVLTGTEEHFATDQAGGISGRPLAERSLEVLRLVKGRVGDALTVISVGGVADAKDARARVAAGADLVQVYSEMIYSGPFFPGRVIRGLESSRLLTRGTGGA; via the coding sequence GTGTACTCATTGATCTTCAGGCTCCTCTTCGTGCCGATGGACGCCGAGCGCGCCCATCACCTCTCATTCACCGCCCTGCGCATCCTCGACTCCGTGCCGCTCCTCGGCCGGCTGGTGCGCTTCGTCTGCGCCCGGTCGGCGGTCCATCCTGTCGAGGTCCTCGGGCTGCCCTTCCCCAACCGGATCGGTCTGGCCGCCGGATTCGACAAGAACGGCGTCGGGGTCCGTGCGCTCTCGGCACTCGGTTTCGGACACATCGAGGTCGGCACGATCACGGCCCATGCGCAGCCGGGCAATGACAGACCGCGGCTGTTCCGGCTGCGCGACAACCTCGCCCTGCTCAATCGGATGGGCTTCAACAACGACGGAGCCAGGCAGGCGTCGTTCAACATCGCCGAGCAGCGGGAGAGGATCGCGGCGCTGCCGCAGCGGCTGCGCCCGATCGTCGGCGTCAACATCGGCAAGACGAAGGTCGTCGACGCCTCCGATGCCGTCAGCGACTACGCGGCATCGACGCGAGCTCTGGCTCCGCTGGCCGACTACCTCGTCATCAATGTCAGCTCACCCAATACGCCGGGACTGCGGGATCTGCAGTCGGTCTCCAGTCTCGAACCGATCATCGCCGCGGTCCGGGAGACGGCCGCCGAGGTGGTCGAGCAGCCCCGTTCTCAGCTGGGTCATGTCCCGCTGCTGGTCAAGATCGCTCCGGACCTCGCCGACGACGATGTCCTCGAGATCTGCGATCTTGCGATGAGGGCGGGCATCGACGGTCTCATTACGACGAACACGACGATCGACCGCTCTGTCCTCACCGGGACCGAGGAGCATTTCGCGACCGACCAGGCCGGCGGGATCTCCGGTCGGCCTCTGGCCGAGCGCTCTCTTGAGGTGCTGCGCCTGGTCAAGGGCCGGGTCGGGGACGCGCTCACGGTCATCTCCGTCGGGGGAGTCGCGGACGCGAAAGACGCCCGGGCACGAGTGGCCGCGGGCGCCGATCTGGTTCAGGTCTATTCGGAGATGATCTACTCCGGTCCGTTCTTCCCCGGCCGCGTCATCCGCGGCCTCGAGTCGAGCCGACTGCTCACTCGGGGTACTGGCGGCGCTTGA
- a CDS encoding cytochrome c oxidase subunit 4, which produces MKSSIYVFNLCGIFFIAVGVFYGFFTDFTELVGFPALLLVGAMALMIGVYLWLTDRRVGVQPQDNDDAEISDADADYGFFSPWSWWPIVCAGAGAVAFYGIAMGWWIFPFGAVLGLVALVGLSYEHDRGDFAH; this is translated from the coding sequence ATGAAGTCATCGATCTACGTCTTCAACCTCTGCGGAATCTTCTTCATCGCGGTAGGCGTGTTCTACGGGTTCTTCACCGACTTCACGGAGCTCGTCGGATTCCCGGCGCTGCTCCTGGTCGGCGCGATGGCCCTGATGATCGGTGTCTACCTCTGGCTGACGGACCGTCGCGTCGGTGTCCAGCCTCAGGACAACGACGATGCCGAGATCTCCGATGCCGATGCCGACTACGGGTTCTTCAGCCCGTGGAGCTGGTGGCCGATCGTCTGTGCGGGCGCCGGTGCCGTTGCGTTCTACGGAATCGCAATGGGATGGTGGATCTTCCCCTTCGGCGCGGTGCTCGGCCTCGTGGCTCTCGTGGGACTGTCCTACGAACATGATCGCGGGGACTTCGCCCACTGA
- the qcrA gene encoding cytochrome bc1 complex Rieske iron-sulfur subunit gives MTSKEHSGGGSQLEELNGFTNPGLPEHKPRLTDADPRAQKVAERQVAGWFVLSMIGTIWFIVAYFLFSPGESMRSIRLHTMFVGLGAAVAMFSIGFGAVLWAKNLMSDHEGVDERHDIGGSEEDQAIALEILHQAKEESGIARRPLLRNTLIAALAIAPLPAVLVFRDLGPLPGDKMFNTLWSKGTRLIRDVGGIPSVDSERPIKADEVTIGSAYHVLPSGIGDEEASEHPLNEKAKAAVLLMRIDPKELKEDPDRKDWSHDGIVAYSKICTHVGCPVALYEHQTHHLLCPCHQSTFDVTEHCKVIFGPAKRPLPQLPITVDSEGYLVAQSDFPEPVGPTFWEINHP, from the coding sequence ATGACCTCGAAAGAGCACTCCGGCGGCGGCAGCCAGCTCGAGGAGTTGAACGGGTTCACCAACCCGGGTCTGCCCGAGCACAAGCCGCGCTTGACCGATGCGGATCCGCGGGCCCAGAAGGTCGCCGAACGACAGGTCGCAGGATGGTTCGTCCTGTCGATGATCGGAACCATCTGGTTCATCGTCGCCTACTTCCTCTTCTCCCCCGGCGAGTCGATGCGCAGCATCCGTCTGCACACCATGTTCGTCGGCCTCGGTGCCGCTGTCGCAATGTTCTCCATCGGCTTCGGCGCAGTGCTGTGGGCGAAGAACCTCATGAGCGATCACGAGGGCGTCGACGAACGTCACGACATCGGCGGCAGCGAAGAGGATCAGGCGATCGCGCTCGAGATCCTCCACCAGGCCAAAGAGGAGTCCGGCATCGCCCGGCGTCCGCTCCTGCGCAACACGCTCATCGCCGCGCTGGCCATCGCTCCACTGCCCGCGGTCCTCGTCTTCCGCGACCTCGGACCCCTGCCCGGCGACAAGATGTTCAACACGCTGTGGTCGAAGGGCACCCGCCTCATCCGCGACGTGGGCGGCATCCCCTCGGTCGATTCGGAACGTCCGATCAAGGCCGACGAGGTGACCATCGGATCCGCTTATCACGTTCTGCCTTCGGGTATCGGCGATGAAGAGGCGAGTGAGCACCCGCTCAACGAGAAGGCGAAGGCCGCCGTTCTGCTCATGCGCATCGATCCGAAGGAACTCAAGGAGGACCCGGACCGCAAGGACTGGTCCCACGACGGAATCGTCGCCTATTCGAAGATCTGCACCCACGTCGGCTGCCCGGTGGCCCTGTACGAGCACCAGACCCACCACCTGCTGTGCCCGTGCCATCAGTCGACCTTCGACGTGACCGAACACTGCAAGGTCATCTTCGGACCGGCCAAACGACCGCTTCCTCAGCTGCCCATCACCGTGGACAGCGAAGGCTACCTGGTTGCCCAGTCGGACTTCCCTGAGCCTGTCGGACCTACGTTCTGGGAGATCAACCACCCATGA
- a CDS encoding leucyl/phenylalanyl-tRNA--protein transferase — protein MDLEDLRAVSYTATQPQVLLSYRAGLFPMGVGDGGTGRMGWWAPRRRGVLLPGDLRVTKSLRKSMKHFTFSTDRAFEQVIRACGDPSRSGSWITEEIIALYLGLHRDGWAHSVEVWDDDDLVGGLYGVAIGSFFAGESMFHLRRDASKAALAHLVSLFDSDEGGSGAPVSASEDDSADTDGRPAELGIHGLTLADSPFSEQPWIIDTQWQTSHLESLGVSEIGGLEYSARLDSALRGDLCQRILNK, from the coding sequence ATGGACCTGGAGGATCTGCGTGCCGTGTCGTACACGGCCACGCAGCCCCAGGTCCTTCTTTCGTATCGGGCCGGTCTCTTCCCGATGGGCGTCGGTGACGGGGGGACCGGCCGGATGGGGTGGTGGGCACCGCGACGACGCGGCGTGCTGCTGCCTGGCGACCTGCGTGTGACGAAGAGTCTGCGCAAGTCGATGAAGCACTTCACCTTCAGCACCGATCGGGCCTTCGAACAGGTCATCCGGGCCTGCGGCGACCCGAGCCGGTCCGGCAGCTGGATCACCGAGGAGATCATCGCCCTCTACCTCGGTCTGCACCGCGACGGGTGGGCGCACTCGGTCGAAGTCTGGGACGACGACGACCTCGTCGGCGGCCTCTACGGGGTGGCGATCGGATCCTTCTTCGCCGGCGAATCGATGTTCCACCTCCGCCGGGACGCCTCGAAGGCGGCCCTGGCCCATCTCGTCTCGCTCTTCGACTCCGACGAGGGCGGGTCCGGGGCTCCGGTGAGTGCCTCTGAGGACGATTCGGCGGACACCGACGGTCGCCCGGCTGAACTCGGGATCCACGGCCTCACCTTGGCGGATTCGCCCTTCTCCGAGCAACCGTGGATCATCGACACCCAGTGGCAGACATCACATCTCGAGAGCCTCGGCGTGTCGGAGATCGGCGGCCTGGAGTACTCCGCACGGCTAGATTCCGCGCTCCGGGGCGATCTCTGTCAGCGTATTCTCAACAAATGA
- the qcrC gene encoding cytochrome bc1 complex diheme cytochrome c subunit: MKLLADRRRHPMALVALLLVGLLLTGGAYALFTQTSSAKADTASASDIKEGKKLFQANCATCHGMNAEGSKAGPGLIGVGAAAVDFQVGTGRMPLQANGPQARVKEPQFDDEQTSQLAAYVASLGPGPAVPEDEYLDASKGDPAAGGGLFRTNCAMCHNVVGAGGALTRGKYAPNLSEVSEKHLYEAMQTGPQNMPIFNDANLTPDDKRDVIAYVREVSENPSPGGFKLGSLGPVAEGLFIWFFGLAAVIGMTVWLSSRAK; encoded by the coding sequence GTGAAGCTTCTAGCAGATCGCCGCAGACATCCCATGGCGCTGGTGGCGCTTCTTCTCGTGGGACTGCTGCTGACCGGCGGAGCCTATGCACTCTTCACGCAGACTTCGAGCGCCAAGGCCGACACAGCCAGCGCATCGGACATCAAAGAGGGTAAGAAGCTCTTCCAGGCCAACTGCGCCACCTGCCACGGCATGAACGCCGAAGGCTCGAAGGCTGGACCCGGCCTCATCGGCGTCGGCGCCGCGGCAGTCGACTTCCAGGTCGGCACCGGACGTATGCCCCTGCAGGCCAACGGTCCGCAGGCGCGCGTCAAGGAACCGCAGTTCGACGACGAGCAGACCTCGCAGCTGGCCGCCTACGTCGCTTCACTCGGTCCCGGGCCCGCAGTACCCGAGGACGAGTACCTCGATGCATCGAAGGGCGATCCCGCAGCCGGCGGCGGACTCTTCCGCACCAACTGCGCGATGTGCCACAACGTGGTCGGTGCCGGCGGTGCGCTGACACGCGGCAAGTACGCACCGAACCTCTCCGAGGTCTCGGAGAAGCACCTCTACGAAGCGATGCAGACCGGCCCGCAGAACATGCCGATCTTCAACGACGCGAACCTGACACCTGACGACAAGCGCGATGTCATCGCCTACGTCAGGGAGGTCTCGGAGAACCCCTCCCCCGGCGGATTCAAGCTCGGATCGCTGGGACCTGTGGCAGAGGGTCTGTTCATCTGGTTCTTCGGTCTCGCAGCCGTCATCGGAATGACAGTGTGGCTGTCATCCAGGGCGAAGTGA
- the qcrB gene encoding cytochrome bc1 complex cytochrome b subunit, producing the protein MSTSTPTTTIGKAANFAETRVGASVLVREFGRKIFPSHWSFMLGEVALYSFIIVVLSGTFLTFFFQPAMGELHYEGPWLPLRGVEISEAYDSTLRISMEIRGGLFIRQMHHWGALLFVAALSIHMLRVFFTGAFRRPRELNWVVGVLLVIMGMAAGFTGYSLPDDLLSGNGLRIIDGILKSLPLVGTYISFFLFGGEFPGIDIVARLYTLHIMIVPALLIALIGIHLVFVVVHKHTQYPGAGHTEKNVVGEPVLPTFAAKGGGFFFLIFGLLSLISALFTINPIWNYGPYDPSPVSAGTQPDWYIGWADGFLRIVPGWFEFYIFGWPISLNINSAVVVMGGVFLVMFVYPFFEAWLLKDNREHHILDRPRNNPTRTAIGVAGIIFYCNMWAAASGDIIAVFFQMSLNDMIYIFRTVFFLGPIIGYIITKRMCIALQRKDREVALHGRETAQIIRLPHGEFLERHEALPPHKLWKLTAFESPEYKPAEPNAEGTVTKSEKLRARLSRFFFEDRVAPVTKQELEASHHDHHDAVEGSDNKQLGH; encoded by the coding sequence ATGAGTACTTCAACGCCAACCACCACCATCGGGAAGGCAGCGAACTTCGCCGAGACCCGCGTCGGGGCTTCGGTCCTGGTGCGTGAGTTCGGTCGCAAGATCTTCCCGTCTCATTGGTCCTTCATGCTCGGTGAGGTCGCTCTCTACAGCTTCATCATCGTCGTCCTCTCCGGAACGTTCCTCACCTTCTTCTTCCAGCCCGCTATGGGCGAGCTGCACTACGAAGGTCCCTGGCTGCCTCTGCGCGGTGTGGAGATCTCCGAGGCCTACGACTCGACGCTGCGCATCTCGATGGAGATCCGCGGCGGCCTGTTCATCCGTCAGATGCATCACTGGGGAGCCCTGCTCTTCGTCGCAGCGCTGAGCATCCATATGCTGCGTGTGTTCTTCACCGGAGCATTCCGCCGTCCGCGCGAGCTCAACTGGGTCGTCGGTGTCCTCCTGGTCATCATGGGGATGGCCGCCGGCTTCACCGGCTACTCGCTGCCGGATGACCTGCTCTCGGGCAACGGCCTGCGAATCATCGACGGAATCCTCAAGTCGCTGCCTCTGGTCGGCACCTACATCTCGTTCTTCCTCTTCGGAGGAGAGTTCCCCGGCATCGACATCGTGGCGCGTCTCTACACGCTCCACATCATGATCGTGCCCGCTCTGCTCATCGCGCTCATCGGCATCCACCTCGTGTTCGTGGTCGTGCACAAGCACACCCAGTACCCCGGCGCCGGTCACACCGAGAAGAACGTTGTCGGCGAGCCCGTCCTCCCGACGTTCGCGGCCAAAGGCGGTGGATTCTTCTTCCTCATCTTCGGCCTGCTCTCGCTGATCTCGGCACTGTTCACGATCAACCCGATCTGGAACTACGGGCCCTACGACCCGTCGCCGGTGTCTGCAGGTACCCAGCCTGACTGGTACATCGGTTGGGCCGACGGATTCCTGCGCATCGTGCCCGGCTGGTTCGAGTTCTACATCTTCGGATGGCCGATCTCGTTGAACATCAACAGCGCCGTGGTCGTCATGGGCGGCGTCTTCCTTGTGATGTTCGTCTACCCGTTCTTCGAGGCCTGGCTGCTCAAGGACAACCGTGAGCACCACATCCTCGACCGGCCGCGCAACAATCCGACTCGTACCGCCATCGGTGTCGCAGGAATCATCTTCTACTGCAACATGTGGGCTGCGGCATCGGGTGACATCATCGCCGTGTTCTTCCAGATGTCGCTCAACGATATGATCTACATCTTCCGCACGGTGTTCTTCCTCGGACCGATCATCGGCTACATCATCACCAAACGGATGTGCATCGCTCTGCAGCGCAAGGATCGTGAGGTCGCACTGCACGGCCGCGAGACCGCGCAGATCATCCGCCTCCCCCACGGTGAGTTCCTCGAACGTCACGAGGCTCTGCCCCCGCACAAGCTGTGGAAGCTCACCGCATTCGAGTCACCGGAATACAAGCCCGCGGAACCGAATGCCGAGGGCACGGTGACGAAATCGGAGAAGCTGCGCGCACGTCTGTCGCGGTTCTTCTTCGAAGATCGTGTGGCGCCGGTGACGAAACAGGAGCTCGAGGCATCGCATCATGACCATCACGATGCCGTCGAAGGTTCGGACAACAAGCAGCTCGGTCACTGA
- a CDS encoding DUF3043 domain-containing protein gives MHCSVLESIRSFSKGSIHQVFGSRKSHAEDESSASQPAHDETPADAAARREAEQKKGRPTPKRSQQESARRQPLVNKDRKVANQKAKEQQRKERDRARIGMMNGEEKYLTRRDKGPQRRYVRDYIDARFSIGEIFIPAAILILVIAFTQTVQIQQYFTYAVWGLIALIVLDGFVLNYILKNRLRSKFGSVERGITFYAIMRSIQLRPLRMPKPQVKRRQYPE, from the coding sequence GTGCACTGTTCAGTGCTGGAGTCGATTCGGTCATTCTCCAAAGGTAGTATTCATCAGGTGTTCGGAAGTAGAAAATCTCACGCGGAAGACGAATCCTCCGCCTCTCAGCCAGCCCATGACGAGACCCCCGCGGACGCCGCAGCACGGCGCGAAGCGGAGCAGAAGAAAGGGCGGCCGACGCCCAAGCGCAGCCAACAGGAGTCGGCGCGCCGCCAGCCTCTGGTGAATAAGGATCGCAAGGTGGCGAACCAGAAGGCCAAGGAACAACAGCGCAAGGAACGCGATCGTGCGCGCATCGGAATGATGAACGGTGAGGAGAAGTACCTCACCCGCCGCGACAAGGGACCCCAGCGTCGCTATGTCCGCGACTACATCGACGCCCGGTTCTCGATCGGCGAGATCTTCATCCCGGCGGCGATCCTCATCCTCGTCATCGCCTTCACCCAGACGGTGCAGATTCAGCAGTACTTCACCTACGCTGTCTGGGGTCTCATCGCGCTCATCGTCCTCGACGGATTCGTGCTCAACTACATCCTCAAGAACCGGCTGCGGTCCAAGTTCGGTTCGGTCGAACGGGGCATCACCTTCTACGCGATCATGCGCAGCATCCAGCTGCGTCCGCTGCGCATGCCCAAACCGCAGGTCAAGCGCCGCCAGTACCCCGAGTGA
- the ctaE gene encoding aa3-type cytochrome oxidase subunit III, with product MKTHPQTGNNGGVSTATASQTAPAHPVVNRPNVTTVGFIVFLASDLMFFAALFAMYFTIRSVVPELWETRTEILDIPYALGNTIILVSSSFTCQLGVFAAERFRPRRTGSLFNISKWGMVEWFYLTFLLGAIFVSGQVMEYATLVSEGIAINSDGYGSVFYLTTGFHGIHVTIGLICFLLVIGRSYGAKKFGHHEATFAICVSYYWHFVDVVWIGLFGVIYLLQ from the coding sequence ATGAAAACTCACCCCCAGACGGGTAATAATGGGGGTGTGTCAACTGCCACTGCATCTCAGACAGCGCCAGCGCATCCGGTTGTCAATCGTCCGAATGTGACCACGGTGGGCTTCATCGTGTTCCTCGCGAGCGACCTGATGTTCTTTGCCGCGCTCTTCGCCATGTACTTCACCATTCGATCCGTCGTACCGGAGCTGTGGGAGACGAGGACCGAGATCCTCGACATCCCGTACGCGCTGGGCAACACGATCATCCTGGTGTCGTCTTCGTTCACCTGCCAGCTCGGTGTGTTCGCCGCCGAACGGTTCCGTCCCCGGCGGACCGGATCCCTGTTCAACATCTCCAAATGGGGAATGGTCGAGTGGTTCTACCTCACCTTCCTCCTCGGGGCGATCTTCGTCTCCGGTCAGGTCATGGAGTACGCGACCCTCGTCAGCGAGGGAATCGCCATCAACTCCGACGGATACGGCTCCGTCTTCTATCTGACGACAGGGTTCCACGGCATCCACGTGACCATCGGCCTCATCTGCTTCCTGCTCGTCATCGGGCGTTCCTACGGAGCGAAGAAGTTCGGTCACCACGAAGCCACATTCGCGATCTGCGTGTCGTACTACTGGCACTTCGTCGATGTCGTCTGGATCGGCCTCTTCGGCGTCATCTACCTGCTGCAATAG
- the ctaC gene encoding aa3-type cytochrome oxidase subunit II, which yields MDSPNQSGPQRSWAKRLGILSAVLIPALLSGCTKEQIASGFYPVESKGATNHTEAYTSLWNGAWIALLIVGLIVWGLILWAMVAYRRRKHDRGLPVQMRYSMPIEILFTVTPVVLVLGFFFQNVQVMEKTTDDTTPGEQVIEVAAKQWAWDFNYETEDVYYAGKQVELDGTEAPEKTAPVLYLPVDTDLEIRLHSRDVIHSFWVPAFLEKRDMIPGHDQSLHLRAEKEGEYVGKCAELCGEYHSEMLFNVKVVSKEEFADYTKSLADQGNTGQLGPEYDRNWYPKEGAEK from the coding sequence GTGGATTCTCCGAATCAGTCAGGACCGCAGCGGTCCTGGGCGAAGCGGCTCGGCATTCTGAGCGCCGTGTTGATACCGGCGTTGCTATCGGGTTGCACGAAAGAGCAGATCGCCTCAGGCTTCTACCCCGTCGAATCCAAGGGTGCGACGAACCACACCGAGGCCTACACTTCGCTGTGGAACGGTGCCTGGATCGCGCTGCTCATCGTCGGCCTGATCGTCTGGGGTCTCATCCTCTGGGCCATGGTCGCCTACCGCCGTCGCAAGCACGACCGCGGCCTGCCGGTGCAGATGCGCTACAGCATGCCCATCGAGATCCTGTTCACCGTGACCCCGGTCGTCCTCGTGCTGGGCTTCTTCTTCCAGAACGTCCAGGTCATGGAGAAGACGACCGATGATACGACTCCCGGCGAGCAGGTCATCGAGGTCGCTGCGAAGCAGTGGGCCTGGGACTTCAACTACGAGACCGAGGACGTCTACTACGCCGGCAAGCAGGTCGAGCTCGACGGCACGGAAGCTCCCGAGAAGACCGCACCGGTCCTCTACCTCCCGGTCGACACCGACCTGGAGATCCGCCTGCACTCCCGCGACGTCATCCACTCCTTCTGGGTTCCCGCCTTCCTCGAGAAGCGCGATATGATCCCCGGCCACGACCAGAGCCTGCATCTGCGCGCCGAGAAGGAAGGCGAGTACGTCGGCAAGTGCGCCGAGCTGTGCGGTGAATACCACTCGGAGATGCTCTTCAACGTCAAGGTCGTGTCGAAGGAAGAATTCGCCGACTACACCAAGTCGCTTGCCGATCAGGGCAACACAGGACAGCTGGGACCGGAGTACGATCGCAACTGGTACCCGAAAGAAGGTGCTGAGAAATGA
- a CDS encoding dipeptidase has protein sequence MTESTPALNSAQLHAELDAIFDDVLTDLTDLVAIPSVAWPSFDPAQVTASAEAVAGLARGLGLDVDILTAEQEDGTPGYPAVVAQIPAPEGAPTVLLYAHHDVQPPGRAEDWDTEPFVATRKGDRLFGRGAADDKAGIMVHLTALRLLADRLGVGVTLFFEGEEEAGSPSFRNFLETYRDRLRSDVIVVADSGNWAAGTPALTTSLRGMCAVEFEISTLDHAVHSGMYGGVAPDAMLAMTKVLASLHDENGSVAVAGLHSEPESAIDYDEATLRTDSGVLESTELIGAGTLASRLWTQPSITVIGLDIPDVAVSSNTLQSSLRAKLSIRLAPGDTPASAVRAVEEHLRANLPFGAQLSIGDTEGGSPWRADDSDPVVQTARQALSDAWGTESVEMGIGGSIPFIADLLEVFPGASILVTGVEDPDARAHSANESLYLPDFRAAIVAEALLLQRLGENR, from the coding sequence ATGACCGAATCGACTCCAGCACTGAACAGTGCACAACTGCATGCCGAATTGGACGCCATCTTCGATGACGTCCTGACCGATCTCACTGACCTCGTGGCCATCCCCTCCGTGGCCTGGCCCAGCTTCGACCCCGCCCAGGTCACCGCCAGCGCCGAGGCGGTCGCCGGCTTGGCGCGGGGCCTCGGCCTCGACGTCGACATCCTCACCGCCGAGCAGGAGGACGGCACCCCCGGCTACCCGGCCGTCGTCGCCCAGATCCCCGCCCCGGAAGGGGCTCCGACGGTGCTTCTCTACGCCCATCACGATGTGCAGCCTCCCGGTCGCGCCGAGGACTGGGACACCGAACCGTTCGTCGCCACGCGGAAGGGGGATCGCCTCTTCGGGCGCGGCGCCGCCGATGACAAGGCGGGCATCATGGTCCATCTCACGGCGCTGCGGCTGCTGGCAGACCGCCTCGGTGTGGGTGTCACTCTGTTCTTCGAAGGCGAAGAGGAAGCCGGCAGCCCGAGTTTCCGGAACTTCCTCGAGACCTACCGCGATCGTCTGCGTTCCGATGTCATCGTCGTCGCCGATTCCGGGAACTGGGCGGCCGGGACGCCGGCCTTGACGACGAGTCTGCGAGGGATGTGCGCGGTCGAATTCGAGATCTCCACCCTCGACCACGCGGTGCATTCAGGCATGTACGGCGGCGTTGCACCCGACGCGATGCTGGCGATGACGAAGGTGCTGGCCAGCCTCCACGATGAGAACGGCTCGGTGGCGGTCGCCGGACTCCACTCCGAACCCGAATCCGCCATCGACTACGACGAAGCGACCCTGCGCACCGATTCCGGAGTCCTCGAATCCACCGAGCTCATCGGTGCCGGCACCCTGGCTTCTCGCCTGTGGACGCAGCCGTCGATCACCGTCATCGGCCTCGATATCCCCGACGTCGCGGTGTCATCGAACACGCTGCAGTCATCGCTGCGGGCCAAGCTCTCGATCCGTCTGGCGCCGGGGGACACCCCCGCCTCGGCGGTCAGGGCCGTGGAAGAGCATCTGCGGGCGAACCTGCCGTTCGGGGCTCAGCTGAGCATCGGCGACACCGAGGGCGGCAGTCCCTGGCGCGCCGACGACTCGGATCCCGTCGTCCAGACCGCGCGACAGGCGCTCAGCGACGCGTGGGGCACCGAATCCGTGGAGATGGGCATCGGCGGGTCGATCCCGTTCATCGCTGATCTGCTCGAGGTGTTCCCCGGCGCGTCGATCCTGGTCACCGGTGTCGAAGATCCCGATGCCCGGGCGCACAGCGCGAACGAGTCGCTCTACCTGCCGGACTTCCGGGCCGCGATCGTCGCCGAGGCGCTGCTGCTGCAGCGCCTCGGCGAGAATCGGTGA